Proteins co-encoded in one Aggregicoccus sp. 17bor-14 genomic window:
- a CDS encoding non-ribosomal peptide synthetase codes for MKTPELPEAFDPFAGPAILATAPSTEPQRELWTATRLGEDASLAFNESVTLELAGALDLEALRQALSDLLARHEALRATFSGDGLSLMVGAPGPVELPLHDWSARTHEAQAEAWAELLAGEVERPFDLAQGPLFRAQLVRLQPELHRLTLTAHHIVCDGWSTAVVVKDLGQLYSAHRRSSVPQLAPAESFTAYAREQEALVRGPQRAADEAYWVKQFSGELPVLELPFDRARPPTKTYASRRVDVGFDAELVTALKRTGAKHRTSLFSTLLAGFATLLHRLSGQEDVVVGIPSAGQAQGGHDALVGHCVNTLPIRARPSGALPFSELLGQVRTAMLDAQEHQALTFGSLLQSLPLQRDPSRLPLVSVCFNLDKGLSPDALGFEGLQAQLLTNPRHYETFDLFVNAVELDGRLTLECQYNTDLLEERTLRRWLEAYGLLLRHVAQEPATPVGRLPVLPEEDRAQLARWNAEAQAPTFLEDAACVHALIEAQAGRTPQSVAVEFEGARLTYAELDARSNQLARTLRASGVGRGSLVGLCAERSLDMVLGVVAILKAGGAYVPLDPGYPVDRLAYMVADSQMQVLLTQARLHEELKLPAARVLLLDAPETFAGQDASSLPHDAEASAGPEDVAYVIYTSGSTGKPKGVLVPHRAVVNLLRSVQRTPGLSAEDVVLAVTTLSFDIAVSEVLLPLTVGARIVVASRELASDGARLLEALRTHRVTFLDATPATYRLLLGAGWQGTPGLRVICTGEAMPRDLAQELVQRTDAVWNGYGPTETTVWSTFYEVKAPVGRILIGRPVANTDLYVLDAAGEPVPVGVQGELYIGGAGVTHGYLNRPELTKERFVPDRFSGRPGARLYRTGDVVRVLPDGNLECLGRNDHQVKLRGFRIELGEIEDALTQHPRVRQAAVIVREDRPGDRRLVGYTVAQEGAEGVPDAELRAHLKRTLPDYMVPGTWVRLPKMPLTPSGKIDRRALPAPQAPEGGTGADFVAPRTPTETLLAGLWKEALNVGRLSVHDDFFALGGHSLLASQVLARLRRDHGIQLSFRKMFEAPTIARFAELVDQQSTSRESAPPAVTGVPKRQGTGPAPVSGIQERLWLLEEMDPSQRLIHNLPAAWRLKGALDAGLLERCLNELVQRHDTLRTTFSIVGGQRVQLVHPAYTLKLAQEDLSALPGEERERVLDARMAEATRELFDLSALPLFRATLYRLAEDEHVLYTLRHNTIWDGWSFDIFLNELAALYTAYAAGKPSPLQPLPVTYADFTEWHRGWLEGQEIARQREWWRTQLGGSPPALDLPTDRPRSRAPTHAGANEGVKLTKVELDALTQLAQRAGGTLYMVVFSAFNALLHRYTGQTDLLVGTPVRARSQPELEGLIGPFVNAVVLRTRVRPEMSFLELVKSVRDTTLDAFGNQDLPLERLGGRPPIVRAFFSLQDAKNRPKGLGEVSISQVHVLPPAAADDMMLWMMEGRDGLLAMLNYSTELFDQATAQRFLQQLRTLLSEVVRDPTQSLARLRLLPEAESAALQRAGHTPHALQGPALLHRRFQAQAAATPDASALRVGGQVTSYAQLAQQASRLARALLARAGAAPLSKVALLLEPAALPAALLATLEAGASAVLLDPRHPRPWLQRQLEAAAPGLLLTTRALKDALAPAQPAALLVDEDAALIESHCAGALPEVSAQAAALESWSAEGTGALVPSRVSHLTLSHLLEAVSPLTGLEAGASAVHALSPAHESAALELLLPLTRGAALEVPASGEPEALLGALGTPGAHWLAAPPATLQTLVAAGWKGAPGLRGGCLGPASAELAPALRTRAPAGAWSLHGWPAAGGLAFARDLSREDVPHALGRPLPGWHAEVLETTGSLSPTGVPGALRLTAPGAEAWASGERARLRADGVFELLERPEAAALVGGLRAHPAQLEGAMRGHPAVADAAAAAHPDRLGELRWVGYVVPRPGESVTATELRRHLRRLVPEALVPQAVVELEALPARDDGSVDRTRLASPYKQQAHEYVAPRTDAERLLAGLWTELLGTQEVGVHDNFFALGGYSLLCFQLIGKVAERTGKRLNPRLFLLDTLEQVAAQLGPVQQQAAAAAAPVAAAAPAPAAPAASSGGLFGKLKGMLKK; via the coding sequence GTGAAGACACCAGAGCTGCCCGAGGCCTTCGATCCATTTGCCGGGCCCGCGATCCTCGCGACCGCGCCCTCCACCGAGCCTCAGCGCGAGCTGTGGACGGCGACGCGCCTCGGTGAGGACGCCTCGCTCGCCTTCAACGAGTCGGTGACGCTGGAGCTCGCGGGCGCGCTGGACCTGGAGGCGCTGCGCCAGGCGCTCAGCGATCTGCTCGCGCGCCACGAGGCGCTGCGCGCGACGTTCAGTGGCGATGGCCTGAGCCTGATGGTGGGCGCGCCCGGCCCCGTGGAGCTGCCGCTGCACGACTGGAGCGCGCGCACGCACGAGGCGCAGGCCGAGGCGTGGGCCGAGCTGCTCGCCGGCGAGGTGGAGCGCCCCTTCGACCTCGCGCAGGGCCCGCTCTTCCGCGCGCAGCTGGTGCGCCTGCAGCCCGAGCTGCACCGCCTCACCCTCACCGCGCACCACATCGTGTGTGACGGCTGGTCCACCGCCGTGGTGGTGAAGGACCTGGGGCAGCTCTACAGCGCCCACCGCCGCAGCAGCGTGCCGCAGCTCGCGCCGGCCGAGTCCTTCACCGCCTACGCGCGCGAGCAGGAGGCGCTCGTGCGCGGGCCCCAGCGCGCCGCCGACGAGGCCTACTGGGTGAAGCAGTTCTCCGGCGAGCTGCCGGTGCTCGAGCTGCCCTTCGACCGCGCGCGCCCGCCCACCAAGACCTACGCGAGCCGCCGCGTGGACGTGGGCTTCGATGCGGAGCTCGTCACCGCGCTCAAGCGCACCGGCGCGAAGCACCGCACCAGCCTCTTCTCCACGCTGCTCGCCGGCTTCGCCACGCTCCTGCACCGCCTCAGCGGCCAGGAGGACGTGGTGGTGGGCATCCCCAGCGCCGGCCAGGCCCAGGGCGGCCACGACGCGCTGGTGGGCCACTGCGTGAACACCCTGCCCATCCGCGCGCGTCCCTCGGGCGCCCTGCCCTTCAGCGAGCTGCTCGGCCAGGTGCGCACCGCGATGCTGGATGCGCAGGAGCACCAGGCGCTCACCTTCGGCAGCCTCCTGCAGAGCCTGCCCCTGCAGCGAGACCCGAGCCGCCTGCCGCTGGTCTCCGTGTGCTTCAACCTGGACAAGGGGCTCAGCCCTGACGCGCTCGGCTTCGAGGGCCTCCAGGCCCAGCTGCTCACCAACCCGCGCCACTACGAGACCTTCGACCTCTTCGTGAACGCGGTGGAGCTGGACGGCCGGCTCACGCTGGAGTGCCAGTACAACACGGACCTGCTGGAGGAGCGCACCCTGCGCCGCTGGCTCGAGGCGTACGGGCTGCTCTTGCGCCACGTGGCGCAGGAGCCCGCGACGCCCGTGGGCCGGCTGCCGGTGCTGCCCGAGGAGGACCGCGCGCAGCTCGCGCGCTGGAACGCCGAGGCCCAGGCCCCCACCTTCCTCGAGGACGCAGCGTGCGTGCACGCGCTCATCGAGGCGCAGGCGGGGCGCACGCCGCAGTCCGTCGCGGTGGAGTTCGAGGGCGCGCGCCTCACCTACGCCGAGCTGGACGCGCGCTCGAACCAGCTCGCGCGCACGCTGCGCGCCTCGGGCGTGGGCCGCGGCAGCCTCGTGGGCCTGTGCGCCGAGCGCTCCCTGGACATGGTGCTGGGCGTGGTGGCCATCCTCAAGGCGGGCGGCGCCTACGTGCCCCTGGACCCGGGCTACCCCGTGGACCGGCTCGCGTACATGGTGGCCGACTCGCAGATGCAGGTGCTGCTCACGCAGGCGCGCCTGCACGAGGAGCTGAAGCTGCCGGCCGCGCGCGTGCTCCTGCTCGATGCGCCCGAGACCTTCGCGGGCCAGGACGCGTCCTCCCTGCCGCACGACGCCGAGGCGAGCGCGGGGCCGGAAGACGTGGCCTACGTCATCTACACCTCGGGCTCCACGGGCAAGCCCAAGGGCGTGCTGGTGCCGCACCGCGCGGTGGTGAACCTGCTGCGCAGCGTGCAGCGCACCCCGGGCCTCTCGGCAGAGGACGTGGTGCTCGCCGTCACCACCCTCTCCTTCGACATCGCCGTCTCCGAGGTCCTGCTGCCGCTCACCGTGGGCGCGCGCATCGTGGTGGCGAGCCGCGAGCTCGCGAGCGATGGCGCCCGCCTGCTCGAGGCGCTGCGCACCCACCGCGTCACCTTCCTGGACGCGACCCCCGCCACCTACCGCCTGCTGCTCGGGGCGGGCTGGCAGGGCACGCCGGGCCTGCGCGTCATCTGCACGGGCGAGGCGATGCCGCGCGACCTCGCGCAGGAGCTGGTGCAGCGCACGGACGCGGTGTGGAACGGCTACGGCCCGACCGAGACCACCGTCTGGAGCACCTTCTACGAGGTGAAGGCCCCGGTGGGCCGCATCCTCATCGGGCGCCCCGTGGCCAACACGGACCTGTACGTGCTGGACGCGGCAGGTGAGCCCGTGCCGGTGGGCGTGCAGGGCGAGCTGTACATCGGCGGCGCCGGCGTCACCCACGGCTACCTGAACCGCCCCGAGCTCACGAAGGAGCGCTTCGTGCCGGACCGCTTCAGCGGCCGGCCCGGGGCGCGCCTGTACCGCACGGGCGACGTGGTGCGGGTGCTCCCGGACGGCAACCTCGAGTGCCTCGGGCGCAACGACCACCAGGTGAAGCTGCGCGGCTTCCGCATCGAGCTGGGTGAGATCGAGGACGCACTCACCCAGCACCCGCGCGTGCGCCAGGCCGCCGTCATCGTGCGCGAGGACCGCCCGGGAGACCGCCGCCTCGTGGGCTACACCGTGGCCCAGGAGGGCGCCGAGGGCGTTCCGGACGCCGAGCTGCGCGCGCACCTCAAGCGCACCCTGCCCGACTACATGGTCCCGGGCACCTGGGTGCGCCTGCCGAAGATGCCGCTCACCCCGAGCGGGAAGATCGACCGGCGCGCGCTGCCCGCCCCGCAGGCGCCCGAGGGTGGCACGGGAGCGGACTTCGTCGCCCCGCGCACCCCCACCGAGACCCTGCTCGCAGGGCTCTGGAAGGAGGCGCTCAACGTGGGGCGCCTGAGCGTGCACGACGACTTCTTCGCGCTCGGCGGCCACTCGCTGCTCGCCTCGCAGGTGCTCGCGCGCCTGCGCCGCGACCACGGCATCCAGCTGTCCTTCCGCAAGATGTTCGAGGCGCCCACCATCGCCCGCTTCGCCGAGCTGGTGGACCAGCAGAGCACCTCTCGCGAGAGCGCCCCGCCCGCCGTCACCGGTGTGCCCAAGCGCCAGGGCACCGGCCCCGCGCCCGTCTCCGGCATCCAGGAGCGCCTGTGGCTGCTCGAGGAGATGGACCCGAGCCAGCGCCTCATCCACAACCTGCCCGCCGCCTGGCGCCTCAAGGGCGCGCTGGACGCAGGGCTGCTCGAGCGCTGCCTCAACGAGCTCGTCCAGCGCCACGACACCCTGCGCACGACGTTCAGCATCGTGGGCGGCCAGCGCGTGCAGCTCGTGCACCCGGCCTACACGCTGAAGCTCGCGCAGGAGGACCTCTCGGCGTTGCCGGGCGAGGAGCGCGAGCGCGTGCTGGATGCGCGCATGGCGGAGGCTACCCGCGAGCTCTTCGACCTCTCGGCGCTGCCCCTGTTCCGCGCGACCCTGTACCGGCTCGCCGAAGACGAGCACGTGCTCTACACCCTGCGCCACAACACCATCTGGGACGGGTGGAGCTTCGACATCTTCCTCAACGAGCTCGCCGCCCTCTACACCGCGTACGCCGCCGGGAAGCCCTCCCCGCTGCAGCCCCTGCCCGTCACCTACGCGGACTTCACCGAGTGGCACCGCGGCTGGCTCGAGGGACAGGAGATCGCCCGCCAGCGCGAGTGGTGGCGCACGCAGCTGGGCGGCTCGCCCCCGGCGCTGGACCTGCCCACCGACCGCCCCCGCTCGCGCGCCCCGACGCACGCGGGCGCGAACGAGGGCGTGAAGCTCACCAAGGTCGAGCTGGACGCGCTGACGCAGCTCGCGCAGAGGGCCGGCGGCACGCTCTACATGGTGGTGTTCAGCGCCTTCAACGCGCTCTTGCACCGCTACACGGGGCAGACGGACCTGCTCGTGGGCACGCCCGTGCGCGCCCGCTCGCAGCCCGAGCTCGAGGGGCTCATCGGCCCCTTCGTCAACGCCGTCGTCCTGCGCACCCGCGTGCGCCCGGAGATGAGCTTCCTGGAGCTGGTGAAGAGCGTGCGCGACACCACGCTGGACGCCTTCGGGAACCAGGACCTGCCGCTGGAGCGCCTCGGGGGCCGCCCGCCCATCGTGCGCGCCTTCTTCTCGCTGCAGGACGCGAAGAACCGCCCCAAGGGCCTGGGCGAGGTGAGCATCTCGCAGGTGCACGTGCTGCCGCCCGCGGCCGCCGACGACATGATGCTGTGGATGATGGAGGGCCGCGACGGGCTGCTCGCCATGCTCAACTACAGCACCGAGCTCTTCGACCAGGCCACCGCCCAGCGCTTCCTGCAGCAACTGCGCACGCTGCTCTCGGAGGTGGTGCGAGACCCCACCCAGTCGCTCGCGCGCCTGCGCCTGCTGCCCGAGGCCGAGAGCGCCGCACTGCAGCGCGCGGGGCACACGCCCCACGCCCTGCAGGGCCCGGCGCTGCTCCATCGGCGCTTCCAGGCCCAGGCGGCCGCGACGCCGGACGCCTCGGCGCTGCGCGTGGGTGGCCAGGTCACGTCCTACGCCCAGCTGGCGCAGCAGGCCTCGCGGCTCGCGCGCGCCCTGCTCGCACGGGCGGGTGCGGCACCGCTCTCGAAGGTGGCCCTGCTGCTCGAGCCGGCGGCGCTGCCCGCGGCGCTGCTCGCCACGCTCGAGGCCGGTGCGAGCGCCGTGTTGCTCGACCCGCGCCACCCGCGCCCCTGGCTGCAGCGGCAGCTGGAGGCCGCGGCCCCCGGTTTGCTCCTCACCACGCGCGCCCTGAAGGACGCGCTCGCCCCCGCGCAGCCCGCCGCGCTGCTCGTGGACGAGGACGCGGCGCTCATCGAGAGCCACTGCGCCGGCGCCCTGCCCGAGGTGTCCGCGCAGGCCGCGGCCCTGGAGAGCTGGAGCGCCGAAGGAACGGGGGCGCTGGTCCCCTCGCGCGTGAGCCACCTCACGCTGAGCCACCTGCTCGAGGCCGTGTCGCCGCTCACCGGCCTCGAGGCGGGGGCAAGCGCGGTGCACGCGCTCTCGCCCGCGCACGAGTCCGCGGCGCTCGAGCTGCTGCTGCCGCTCACGCGGGGTGCGGCCCTCGAGGTTCCGGCTTCGGGTGAGCCGGAGGCGCTGCTCGGCGCGCTGGGCACTCCCGGCGCGCACTGGCTCGCCGCCCCGCCCGCCACCCTGCAGACGCTGGTTGCCGCGGGCTGGAAGGGCGCTCCGGGCCTTCGCGGGGGCTGCCTCGGCCCCGCGAGCGCGGAGCTCGCCCCGGCGCTGCGCACCCGGGCCCCTGCGGGAGCCTGGAGCCTCCATGGGTGGCCCGCAGCCGGTGGCCTCGCCTTCGCGCGCGACCTCTCGCGCGAGGACGTGCCGCACGCCCTCGGCCGTCCCCTGCCCGGCTGGCACGCCGAGGTCCTCGAGACCACCGGGAGCCTCAGCCCCACCGGCGTCCCCGGCGCATTGCGGCTCACCGCCCCCGGCGCCGAGGCCTGGGCAAGCGGCGAGCGCGCGCGCCTGCGCGCCGACGGGGTCTTCGAGCTGCTGGAGCGCCCGGAGGCAGCGGCCCTGGTGGGCGGCCTGCGCGCGCACCCCGCCCAGCTCGAGGGCGCGATGCGCGGCCACCCCGCCGTCGCGGACGCGGCCGCGGCCGCACACCCGGATCGACTCGGCGAGCTGCGCTGGGTGGGCTACGTGGTGCCCCGCCCCGGCGAGTCCGTCACGGCCACCGAGCTGCGCCGCCACCTGCGCCGGCTCGTGCCGGAGGCCCTCGTGCCCCAGGCGGTGGTGGAGCTCGAGGCCCTGCCCGCGCGCGACGACGGCAGCGTGGACCGCACGCGCCTCGCCTCGCCCTACAAGCAGCAGGCGCACGAGTACGTCGCGCCGCGCACCGACGCGGAGCGGCTGCTCGCGGGGCTGTGGACGGAGCTGCTCGGTACGCAGGAGGTGGGCGTGCACGACAACTTCTTCGCCCTCGGCGGATACTCGCTGCTCTGCTTCCAGCTGATTGGAAAGGTCGCGGAGCGCACCGGGAAGCGGCTCAACCCGCGCCTCTTCCTCCTCGACACGCTGGAGCAGGTGGCCGCGCAGCTGGGCCCCGTGCAGCAGCAGGCGGCGGCTGCGGCGGCTCCGGTGGCTGCTGCGGCGCCCGCTCCCGCGGCCCCGGCGGCCTCGTCGGGCGGCCTCTTCGGCAAGCTGAAGGGGATGCTGAAGAAGTAG
- a CDS encoding aminotransferase class III-fold pyridoxal phosphate-dependent enzyme, whose amino-acid sequence MSRQQRIANDVRQTLEEMSGLELEGADPSTTFLELGLDSLVLTQVAIELKRRFGVNLAFRQLTEEYASLQQLAAHLDAVLPEDKAAPAPAAAALQAAAQVTAPAPVAAPAPLAALPMFSVGPVAGGDELQQVINAQLRLMQQQLMLLSGVAPQQVAAAPAVTAPAAQAPQAPAPQAAAPQAAPAKAEAEEPAAPQKYDVKKAFGAIARIHTQRGTESLTPKQRARLDAVTRRYTQKTRGSKAYTTQHRGHMADPRVVTGFRPPMKELVYPIVIERSKGARLWDVDGNEYVDALNGFGSNFFGYSPDFVQEALKKQIDAGFEVGPQHPLAGEVSKLICEFTGHDRVGLCNTGSEAVMGCMRIARTVTGRRTIAIFTGSYHGIFDEVIVRATKSRAMPAAPGIMPSTSENVLVLDYGTERSLEILKERAHELAAILVEPVQSRRPDFQPKEFLQELRKLTQECGAALIFDEVITGFRTGPGGAQAHFGIKADLASYGKVVGGGLSIGVIAGKREWMDALDGGHWQFGDDSVPTVGVTYFAGTFVRHPLALASAKAALEYMKQHGPALQQRLNGMTDGLAGTLNAFFDEVGAPLHIKHFSSLWKVFWKEEQAWGDLLFVMLRDRGLHILDGFPCFLTVAYTQAEVDFIVRCFKEAVAEMQEAGFFPPSKVPAGATVAPVLDPSRPPVPGARLGRDPSGNPAWYVPSPSEPGKYVKHEG is encoded by the coding sequence GTGAGCCGTCAGCAACGAATCGCCAACGATGTGCGCCAGACGCTCGAGGAGATGTCCGGACTCGAGCTGGAGGGCGCGGACCCGTCCACCACCTTCCTCGAGCTGGGGCTCGACAGCCTCGTGCTCACGCAGGTGGCCATCGAGCTCAAGCGCCGCTTCGGCGTGAACCTGGCCTTCCGCCAGCTCACCGAGGAGTACGCGAGCCTGCAGCAGCTCGCGGCCCACCTGGACGCGGTGCTGCCCGAGGACAAGGCCGCGCCCGCCCCGGCCGCCGCCGCCCTGCAGGCCGCCGCCCAGGTCACCGCGCCCGCACCCGTCGCCGCGCCCGCGCCGCTCGCCGCCCTGCCCATGTTCAGCGTGGGACCGGTGGCCGGTGGGGACGAGCTGCAGCAGGTGATCAACGCCCAGCTGCGCCTCATGCAGCAGCAGCTGATGCTCCTGTCCGGCGTGGCTCCGCAGCAGGTCGCCGCGGCGCCGGCCGTCACGGCTCCGGCGGCCCAGGCCCCGCAGGCCCCCGCGCCCCAGGCTGCGGCCCCGCAGGCGGCCCCGGCCAAGGCGGAGGCCGAGGAGCCCGCGGCCCCGCAGAAGTACGACGTGAAGAAGGCCTTCGGCGCCATCGCCCGCATCCACACCCAGCGCGGCACCGAGTCGCTCACGCCCAAGCAGCGCGCGCGCCTGGACGCCGTCACGCGCCGCTACACGCAGAAGACGCGTGGCTCCAAGGCCTACACCACCCAGCACCGCGGCCACATGGCCGACCCGCGCGTGGTGACGGGCTTCCGCCCGCCGATGAAGGAGCTGGTCTACCCCATCGTCATCGAGCGCTCGAAGGGCGCGCGGCTGTGGGACGTGGACGGCAACGAGTACGTGGACGCGCTCAACGGCTTCGGCTCGAACTTCTTCGGCTACTCGCCGGACTTCGTGCAGGAGGCGCTCAAGAAGCAGATCGACGCGGGCTTCGAGGTGGGGCCGCAGCACCCGCTCGCCGGCGAGGTGAGCAAGCTCATCTGCGAGTTCACCGGCCACGACCGCGTGGGCCTGTGCAACACGGGCTCCGAGGCGGTGATGGGCTGCATGCGCATCGCGCGCACGGTCACCGGCCGGCGCACCATCGCCATCTTCACCGGCAGCTACCACGGCATCTTCGACGAGGTCATCGTCCGCGCCACGAAGAGCCGCGCGATGCCGGCGGCTCCCGGCATCATGCCCTCGACGTCCGAGAACGTGCTGGTGCTCGACTACGGCACCGAGCGCTCGCTGGAGATCCTCAAGGAGCGCGCGCACGAGCTGGCCGCCATCCTCGTGGAGCCGGTGCAGAGCCGCCGCCCCGACTTCCAGCCGAAGGAGTTCCTGCAGGAGCTGCGCAAGCTCACCCAGGAGTGCGGCGCGGCGCTCATCTTCGACGAGGTCATCACCGGCTTCCGCACCGGGCCGGGCGGCGCCCAGGCGCACTTCGGCATCAAGGCGGACCTGGCCTCCTACGGCAAGGTGGTGGGCGGCGGGCTCTCCATCGGCGTCATCGCGGGCAAGCGCGAGTGGATGGACGCGCTGGACGGCGGCCACTGGCAGTTCGGCGACGACTCGGTGCCCACGGTGGGCGTGACCTACTTCGCGGGCACCTTCGTGCGCCACCCGCTGGCGCTCGCCTCCGCGAAGGCGGCGCTCGAGTACATGAAGCAGCACGGGCCCGCGCTGCAGCAGCGGCTCAACGGGATGACGGACGGGCTCGCCGGCACGCTCAACGCCTTCTTCGACGAGGTGGGCGCGCCGCTGCACATCAAGCACTTCTCGAGCCTGTGGAAGGTGTTCTGGAAGGAGGAGCAGGCCTGGGGTGACCTGCTCTTCGTGATGCTGCGCGACCGCGGCCTGCACATCCTGGACGGCTTCCCCTGCTTCCTCACGGTGGCGTACACGCAGGCGGAGGTGGACTTCATCGTCCGCTGCTTCAAGGAGGCCGTGGCCGAGATGCAGGAGGCGGGCTTCTTCCCGCCGTCCAAGGTGCCCGCAGGGGCCACGGTGGCGCCGGTGCTGGACCCCAGCCGTCCGCCCGTGCCGGGCGCGCGCCTGGGCCGCGACCCGAGCGGCAACCCCGCCTGGTACGTGCCCAGCCCCAGCGAGCCGGGCAAGTACGTGAAGCACGAGGGGTAG